One Acipenser ruthenus unplaced genomic scaffold, fAciRut3.2 maternal haplotype, whole genome shotgun sequence DNA segment encodes these proteins:
- the LOC131735981 gene encoding prostaglandin D2 receptor 2-like, which translates to MPDDANNNQSQLCPILQNMIRSHNVTAKGIDYTSVSILSLASAIGILENGLILWVVGFRMRRTVISVWILNLALSDFLATTTLPFFAHYVASGHTWLLGRSFCKVQSTVFFVNMFVSAFLLAAISLDRCLLVLFPVWAQNRRSVAVAYRVSLGAWLLALANALPYTVYRTVIGTEDGRLLCYHDFALYSQVSHFGLADLCRFRQGLSAGSKFLVAFLFPLLVIGGSHVAVALQLRKRRGGRGSSGRQSRRFLKLVVAVVVAFFCCWSPYHMMCVVEAVSHDQPRLQGLVQRGLPLATTFSFLNCVLNPFLYVFSCPNFSTRIRQSLSAVLEGALTEDTEIFSRRGTPHSLTSASLSTRVALSTYTFQQCNESKKKTPCVEF; encoded by the coding sequence ATGCCTGATGATGCCAACAACAACCAGAGCCAGCTGTGCCCGATCCTGCAGAACATGATCCGGTCGCATAACGTGACGGCGAAGGGCATCGACTACACGTCCGTCTCCATCCTGAGCCTGGCGTCTGCCATAGGGATCCTGGAGAACGGACTCATCCTCTGGGTTGTGGGCTTCCGCATGCGCCGGACCGTCATCTCCGTCTGGATCCTCAACCTGGCTCTGTCCGACTTCCTGGCCACCACCACCCTGCCCTTCTTCGCCCACTATGTGGCCTCGGGCCACACGTGGCTCCTGGGGCGCTCCTTCTGCAAGGTGCAGTCCACGGTCTTCTTCGTCAACATGTTTGTGAGCGCCTTCCTGCTGGCCGCCATCAGCCTGGACCGCTGCCTGCTGGTCCTCTTCCCCGTGTGGGCCCAGAATCGCCGGAGCGTGGCCGTGGCTTACCGTGTGAGCCTGGGGGCCTGGCTCCTGGCTCTGGCCAACGCCCTGCCGTACACGGTCTACCGCACCGTGATCGGGACCGAGGACGGTCGGCTGTTGTGCTACCACGACTTCGCCCTCTACTCCCAGGTGTCCCATTTTGGGCTCGCAGACCTCTGCAGGTTCAGGCAAGGGCTGTCGGCGGGCTCCAAGTTTCTGGTGGCTTTTCTCTTCCCCTTACTGGTCATTGGCGGGAGCCACGTCGCCGTGGCTCTGCAGTTGAGGAAGAGGCGTGGAGGAAGAGGCAGCAGCGGCAGGCAGTCCAGGAGGTTCCTGAAGCTGGTGGTGGCCGTGGTGGTGGCTTTCTTCTGCTGCTGGTCTCCTTACCACATGATGTGCGTGGTGGAGGCGGTCAGCCACGACCAGCCGAGGCTCCAGGGCTTGGTGCAGAGAGGACTCCCGCTGGCCACTACCTTCTCCTTCCTCAACTGCGTCCTCAACCCCTTCCTGTACGTCTTCAGCTGCCCCAATTTCTCCACCCGGATCCGGCAGTCGCTGAGCGCGGTCCTGGAAGGGGCGTTGACGGAGGACACAGAGATCTTCTCCCGTCGGGGGACCCCGCACAGCCTGACGTCCGCTTCCCTGTCGACCAGGGTGGCACTGTCCACCTACACCTTCCAGCAATGCAATGAGTCCAAGAAGAAAACGCCTTGCGTTGAGTTTTAG